In one Solanum lycopersicum chromosome 11, SLM_r2.1 genomic region, the following are encoded:
- the LOC101256831 gene encoding beta-1,3-galactosyltransferase 7 isoform X1, which translates to MKNRHTVKVSVKWIPIFSIAFFFIGMLFSNRWWSPTESGSQLIAQHRRDQELQVVSEDCNSKKKKQGQDKDVMQEVYKTHEAIQSLDKSIATLQMELAATRSTQEMKVADQSSNSSHSQNGPPRKKVFVVIGINTAFSSRKRRDSVRETWMPQGDKLLRLEKEKGIVVRFMIGHSATSNSILDRAIDSEEAQHKDFLRLEHVEGYHELSAKTKIFFSTAVAKWDADFYVKVDDDVHVNLGMLAATLARHRSKPRIYIGCMKSGPVLAQKTVKYHEPEYWKFGEEGNKYFRHATGQIYAISKDLATYISINQPILHKYANEDVSLGAWFIGLEVEHIDERTMCCGTPPDCDWKAEAGNVCVASFDWSCSGICKSVEKLKYVHEKCGEGEEALWNALF; encoded by the exons ATGAAGAATAGACATACTGTTAAAGTTTCTGTAAAATGGATACCTATTTTCTCAATTGCTTTCTTCTTTATTGGGATGTTGTTCTCTAACAG ATGGTGGTCTCCAACTGAATCTGGGAGTCAGCTTATAGCTCAGCATAGAAGGGACCAAGAACTTCAAGTTGTTTCTGAGGATTGTAATTCGAAAAAGAAG AAACAAGGACAAGATAAGGATGTAATGCAAGAGGTGTACAAAACCCATGAAGCAATTCA ATCACTGGACAAGTCAATTGCTACGCTTCAGATGGAGTTGGCAGCCACTAGGAGCACACAGGAAATGAAGGTGGCTGATCAGTCTTCCAATTCTTCTCATTCCCAAAATGGCCCTCCAAGAAAGAAAGTTTTTGTGGTAATTGGAATTAATACTGCTTTTAGCAGTAGGAAGAGGCGAGATTCGGTTAGAGAAACTTGGATGCCTCAAG GGGACAAGCTTCTCAGATTGGAGAAAGAGAAGGGAATTGTCGTCCGCTTCATGATTGGTCACAG TGCAACATCTAACAGCATACTTGATCGTGCTATTGATTCTGAAGAAGCTCAACATAAAGACTTCCTCAGGCTG GAGCATGTTGAAGGATATCACGAGCTCTCTGCCAAAACTAAGATTTTCTTTTCTACTGCTGTTGCAAAATGGGATGCCGACTTCTACGTCAAGGTTGATGATGACGTCCACGTCAATTTGG GCATGTTAGCTGCAACTCTAGCTCGTCATCGATCGAAGCCCAGAATTTACATTGGGTGTATGAAATCTGGACCTGTTCTTGCTCAAAA GACTGTAAAGTACCACGAACCAGAATACTGGAAATTTGGAGAAGAAGGAAACAAATACTTCCGACATGCAACTGGTCAGATCTATGCTATCTCCAAGGACTTGGCCACATACATATCAATCAATCA GCCTATATTGCACAAGTATGCCAATGAAGACGTGTCATTAGGGGCCTGGTTTATCGGTCTCGAAGTTGAGCACATTGATGAACGAACCATGTGCTGTGGAACTCCTCCAG ATTGTGACTGGAAAGCTGAGGCAGGTAATGTATGTGTCGCCTCGTTTGACTGGAGCTGCAGTGGAATTTGTAAATCAGTAGAGAAGCTAAAATATGTCCACGAGAAATGCGGTGAAGGGGAAGAAGCTCTTTGGAATGCTCTCTTCTGA
- the LOC101256831 gene encoding beta-1,3-galactosyltransferase 7 isoform X2 translates to MQEVYKTHEAIQSLDKSIATLQMELAATRSTQEMKVADQSSNSSHSQNGPPRKKVFVVIGINTAFSSRKRRDSVRETWMPQGDKLLRLEKEKGIVVRFMIGHSATSNSILDRAIDSEEAQHKDFLRLEHVEGYHELSAKTKIFFSTAVAKWDADFYVKVDDDVHVNLGMLAATLARHRSKPRIYIGCMKSGPVLAQKTVKYHEPEYWKFGEEGNKYFRHATGQIYAISKDLATYISINQPILHKYANEDVSLGAWFIGLEVEHIDERTMCCGTPPDCDWKAEAGNVCVASFDWSCSGICKSVEKLKYVHEKCGEGEEALWNALF, encoded by the exons ATGCAAGAGGTGTACAAAACCCATGAAGCAATTCA ATCACTGGACAAGTCAATTGCTACGCTTCAGATGGAGTTGGCAGCCACTAGGAGCACACAGGAAATGAAGGTGGCTGATCAGTCTTCCAATTCTTCTCATTCCCAAAATGGCCCTCCAAGAAAGAAAGTTTTTGTGGTAATTGGAATTAATACTGCTTTTAGCAGTAGGAAGAGGCGAGATTCGGTTAGAGAAACTTGGATGCCTCAAG GGGACAAGCTTCTCAGATTGGAGAAAGAGAAGGGAATTGTCGTCCGCTTCATGATTGGTCACAG TGCAACATCTAACAGCATACTTGATCGTGCTATTGATTCTGAAGAAGCTCAACATAAAGACTTCCTCAGGCTG GAGCATGTTGAAGGATATCACGAGCTCTCTGCCAAAACTAAGATTTTCTTTTCTACTGCTGTTGCAAAATGGGATGCCGACTTCTACGTCAAGGTTGATGATGACGTCCACGTCAATTTGG GCATGTTAGCTGCAACTCTAGCTCGTCATCGATCGAAGCCCAGAATTTACATTGGGTGTATGAAATCTGGACCTGTTCTTGCTCAAAA GACTGTAAAGTACCACGAACCAGAATACTGGAAATTTGGAGAAGAAGGAAACAAATACTTCCGACATGCAACTGGTCAGATCTATGCTATCTCCAAGGACTTGGCCACATACATATCAATCAATCA GCCTATATTGCACAAGTATGCCAATGAAGACGTGTCATTAGGGGCCTGGTTTATCGGTCTCGAAGTTGAGCACATTGATGAACGAACCATGTGCTGTGGAACTCCTCCAG ATTGTGACTGGAAAGCTGAGGCAGGTAATGTATGTGTCGCCTCGTTTGACTGGAGCTGCAGTGGAATTTGTAAATCAGTAGAGAAGCTAAAATATGTCCACGAGAAATGCGGTGAAGGGGAAGAAGCTCTTTGGAATGCTCTCTTCTGA
- the LOC101256831 gene encoding beta-1,3-galactosyltransferase 7 isoform X3, protein MKQFSLLRSLDKSIATLQMELAATRSTQEMKVADQSSNSSHSQNGPPRKKVFVVIGINTAFSSRKRRDSVRETWMPQGDKLLRLEKEKGIVVRFMIGHSATSNSILDRAIDSEEAQHKDFLRLEHVEGYHELSAKTKIFFSTAVAKWDADFYVKVDDDVHVNLGMLAATLARHRSKPRIYIGCMKSGPVLAQKTVKYHEPEYWKFGEEGNKYFRHATGQIYAISKDLATYISINQPILHKYANEDVSLGAWFIGLEVEHIDERTMCCGTPPDCDWKAEAGNVCVASFDWSCSGICKSVEKLKYVHEKCGEGEEALWNALF, encoded by the exons ATGAAGCAATTCA GTCTGCTTAGATCACTGGACAAGTCAATTGCTACGCTTCAGATGGAGTTGGCAGCCACTAGGAGCACACAGGAAATGAAGGTGGCTGATCAGTCTTCCAATTCTTCTCATTCCCAAAATGGCCCTCCAAGAAAGAAAGTTTTTGTGGTAATTGGAATTAATACTGCTTTTAGCAGTAGGAAGAGGCGAGATTCGGTTAGAGAAACTTGGATGCCTCAAG GGGACAAGCTTCTCAGATTGGAGAAAGAGAAGGGAATTGTCGTCCGCTTCATGATTGGTCACAG TGCAACATCTAACAGCATACTTGATCGTGCTATTGATTCTGAAGAAGCTCAACATAAAGACTTCCTCAGGCTG GAGCATGTTGAAGGATATCACGAGCTCTCTGCCAAAACTAAGATTTTCTTTTCTACTGCTGTTGCAAAATGGGATGCCGACTTCTACGTCAAGGTTGATGATGACGTCCACGTCAATTTGG GCATGTTAGCTGCAACTCTAGCTCGTCATCGATCGAAGCCCAGAATTTACATTGGGTGTATGAAATCTGGACCTGTTCTTGCTCAAAA GACTGTAAAGTACCACGAACCAGAATACTGGAAATTTGGAGAAGAAGGAAACAAATACTTCCGACATGCAACTGGTCAGATCTATGCTATCTCCAAGGACTTGGCCACATACATATCAATCAATCA GCCTATATTGCACAAGTATGCCAATGAAGACGTGTCATTAGGGGCCTGGTTTATCGGTCTCGAAGTTGAGCACATTGATGAACGAACCATGTGCTGTGGAACTCCTCCAG ATTGTGACTGGAAAGCTGAGGCAGGTAATGTATGTGTCGCCTCGTTTGACTGGAGCTGCAGTGGAATTTGTAAATCAGTAGAGAAGCTAAAATATGTCCACGAGAAATGCGGTGAAGGGGAAGAAGCTCTTTGGAATGCTCTCTTCTGA